The Paenibacillus sp. JNUCC32 sequence ACGCGAATGAGTCGGTCGCAAGAACATTACGCTATTCTCCGCGACAACTATCCGTACGGACTGTCGAAGAAAAACCGATTTTTGCGCACGTACAGCCGGAAGGTTGACGCGGTAAGGTCTGCGCAGGACTTAGCGGCTGATGACGAGCGCTTTGGTCGCGGGGAGCATACGTACGAAGTCGTGTGCGTTACATTTACGAAGGAGGACGAGAAATGAACGATAAGATTGCGGAGTACATCGAATCATTGGCGCAACAATTAGGCGTGGCCGTGACGCATGTCTACGAGGTGATGGCGCGTCAGATGGTGGCGGAAGGGATTACGTACGGACTGTTGAGTCTGGCAGTGGTCGTCGTCATACCGATTGTCGTATATAAGTTGGCGCGGCTCACAATGGAGAAGTACAACGAAGACATGGAATTTTACGTGTTTATGGGCTGGTTTATTGGTGGTATCGGCGCATTAATTTTATTCGCCGCGAGTCTGCTAAGCCTGCCGGATTACGTAATGCACGTTGTTAATCCGGAATATTACACCGTCAAAGAGATTCTTGACGCACTCAAATAACGAAAGGAGAACGCCGATTGAACGGTAAACTAACGCAAATCTTCACAATGCAAAAAGCGCTGGATGATCGCATCATTTCCGAACGCGGCATCGATAAGACGGTTGACGAGTGGGTTATCGGAATCACGCTCGCAATGGAGTCCGAAATTGACGAGATCCGACGCGAAGTTAACTGGAAGTGGTGGAAGAATCCGAAGCCGGTCGATAAGACAGCGCTGCAGGGCGAAGTCATCGATATGTGGCACTTCCTCGTAAGCCTTTCGGACAAAGTCGGACTGACTGCGGATGATGTCTACGCAATCTATCTCAAAAAGAATGCGGAGAATCACGCCAGGCAGGACGGAACGAGCGCGAAAGAAGGTTACGGAGTGACGGCGGAAGAGGCGGCCGAGAACATGCGTAAAGCATTCGAAGCGCTTCCGTCAGTGTCGGACTTAATCGGCAAATGAGCCGGCGCAAATCATTCGCCGAACTCGCGGAAGAACACGCGCAAGCCTGGCGAGAGTTCGCGGTCGCTATCGGACTCGTACGCTTGGCGGAATGGCTTAACGGTAAATTAACGAAGGAGGAACGCAAATGAAACGCACACTAATCTTCGAAATGACTGCGCGGGTTCCGTTTGACGAGGAACTGGACGCCATTTATGACGCACTCAGTCCGGAAGAACAAGCGGATAAATTGCGCGAGATGCACGAGAACGGCCGCCAATGGCTCCGCGATGTAACGGACGACTGCGCAGACGTCACCGTCAACGTATACGTAAGTGAGGAGGACGCCAATTGACCGATAGAATCAACGTACTCGATAACGGATATGTCCGCCTGGTCGACGTAATGGGATCGGACTTAACCGTCGCAAATGCAGCGCGAGTATCCTACGCAAAGGAATCGCACGAGCTGACCGAGCGCGATATCCGCCTCATTAAGTTCCTCGCGCGAGAAGGCCATACGTCGCCATTCCGCCACGCCATCGCTCAATTCGAAGTGTACGCGCCGTTAATGGTTGCGCGCCAATGGTGGAAATATATCGTCGGCTCTGCGCACATGGAAGGAACCGGAGATAGCCTCGACGCTTGGAACGAATCGAGCCGGCGCTATATTACGGAGGAGTTGACGTTTTACGTACCGGAAGTCGGAGAATGGAGAAGCGCGCCAGAAAATTCGAAACAAGGTAGCGGAGAGCCAATCGAGAAAGATGACGGCCAGTGGTCCGCGATACTAACCGAGTATATCGAGGACGGCGTCCAACTATACGCTCAAGCGTTAAAGGAGGGAATCTGTGCCGAGCAAGCCCGTCTATTCCTTCCAGCTTACGGAATGTATGTCCGATGGTACTGGACCGCCAGCCTACAGAGTATCGCGCATTTCCTAGCGCAACGTCTCGAACACGATGCGCAGGTTGAAATCCAGGCGTACGCCAAGGCGGTATTAACGCTGATCGAGGCGCGATTCCCCGTCGCTATTGGCGAATTACTAGCGAAAGAGGAGGCGGTCTGATGGTATTATCTCTCTCGATATTCTTCGAAAACTGCGAGGAACTCGTTATCCCTACGGATGACATCGCGTTCCTACACATGTCCGATATTACGGAATCCATGACGTATTGTACTCGCCCTAATCCGTACCATCACGCAAACAAAAACGTTGGCTTCCTCCGCCTGAGTGTCGTAGATAAACCGGACTATCGCCGCATCACCACGTACAACGACATCGTATGCGTCGACGTAAACGGCGTTGAGTATAGCGTAGATTGGCACGAAGAGGACGAATACGATAACCGCTACCAATCGTCAGAAATACGCGAAGATGCCGGCCATATTAGCGTCGTCATTTCGAAAAAGGAGGCGGAGTAAATGCGCAAAGTCGAGATACGCGGCTATGTCGTATACGATCCGGAAGAAGTCGCAAGTGGCGATTTAATCTGCGGTCGAATCGAAGACATGCTATTCAACGAAGACTATCCGCGCGAATGGTCGTTCGAGGCCGTAAGCGATACGGAAGTACCTAACGAAGAGGAGGTGGTCACATCCGAGCAGTAATCGCGGCCATAGTCGCCGTATCAGTCGCATTTACCGGCGTTAGTACCGGCGTAGAGCAGGCGCAAGCAAAGACGGAATCAACAGGCAAGGTTCCGTCCGAATGGCGCACGTTCGAAGCCACCGCCTACATTGCGCTATGCGATACCGGTTGCAGCGGTATAACAGCGTCCGGAATCGACGTGAGGCACACGCGATATTATGGCGGACGAGTTGTCGTGGCGGTCGACCCACGCGAAATAGCGCTAGGCACGGTGTTCACAATCCGCCTGGCTGACGGCACGGAAATCGACGCGATCGCGCTCGACGTTGGCGGCGACATTAAAGGCGCGCGAATTGACGTATTGATGGCGAATTTGCACGACGCGAAGCAATTCGGAAGGCAAGCGGTAAGTATAAAAATCGAGGAGGAATCGAAATGAACGAAAATATCACGGTATTAAACGACGAAAAATTGGGCGGAATCGAACGCGAATATCGCGAGGTTAAACGTAAGGCGACCGTAGGTGAACGGATTAAGATTGTTAAGCGGTGGCCCCTCGAGGATCGGTACGACATCGGGGACATATTCGTTACGAGTAGTGTGCGTCAGTCCGATGGTTACGTCCGCGTCGATTCTTTAGGAGAGCGTGTTATCGCGTTAGAGGAATACGTAGTCCTCGAACCGACCGATATCGTACGACTAGCGTCCAAAGGGCGCATCGATGACGAGCGCCTCCGTATGGTCGACCGTAAGGCAGCGGTAGGCGAGCGCGTGATCGCGGTGAGCACGGCGCACACAGTCATCGACGATACCGAAGTTATGCACAGAATCGGAGAATTCGGTACCGTGTCAGCACGCGGCGAAGTATATAAAAACCGCGTTAGAATCAACGGATATTACGTTGTTGACGGAGATTACCGCGTACTCGAACCAGTTGAATCCGCCAAATCCGCCGAACCTACCGCCCCCTTATCCGCACAGCCACCGCTCGACCAGGCGGCCGCTAATATCGCCGCATTAACAGCGAAGGTGCAGGCGCTCGAGACTCGACTCAACGCCTTATACGACTGGCACAAGCGAGCGGCGATTGACTTGCGTGTTGCTCGCGAAGACATCGTACTAATCGAGGAAGGCGTCAGCGGCGATATCAAATCGCTCGAATCCCGTGTGGATACGCTCGAGAAGGCGAAACAGCCCGTCAAAGTTGCGGAAGGGCTGGCCGATGATGCGCCGCCGAGTTTCGCAATTCCTACGGTTAAGTCGCCGCAGCAAATCCGCGACGAAATCGTTGAGCGTGCGAAGGCTGACGTTAGAGCGCTGCTCGACCGAAATTATTATGCCGGATATAGTCCGACTATCTGGTTCACGGATAAAGACGGATCTTCTATAACGGATAAGTGCGATTTTATCGTTAACCGCAAAAAACGTACCGTCGTCGCCTTGATCTCGGTGATAAGAGGCGGTAAGCCATTCCGCAAAGGTATCGCCAAAGCCGCACCAAACGACGTATTTAACGCGCATATCGGACGTGCGATCGCGCTGCGACGTGCGCTTGGTCTCGAAGTGCCGGCGGAATACTTGAGCGTGCCGAATCCGGAGGAGCCGCGAGTTGGTGACGTTGTGTGCTGGGACATCGCGGGCCGGACCTACCGAATTGAAAACGGTATGCGCGTAGTATCGTTGGAAGACGGCCGTGATTATACGGACTACGCGTATCTAGCTAACGCATCCATTGTCGACGACAGCCGCGAGGAGGTGGGCGCATGATGATCGACACTTACGTAATCATTCGCAGGCCAAGCGGAGAATTAGCGCACAGCAAAGCGTACACAAGCCTTCGAGACGCTAAACTTGCGCTTAAATATCATCACGGAGGTCCGTACGTTAGTAACT is a genomic window containing:
- a CDS encoding dUTPase; translated protein: MNGKLTQIFTMQKALDDRIISERGIDKTVDEWVIGITLAMESEIDEIRREVNWKWWKNPKPVDKTALQGEVIDMWHFLVSLSDKVGLTADDVYAIYLKKNAENHARQDGTSAKEGYGVTAEEAAENMRKAFEALPSVSDLIGK
- the thyX gene encoding FAD-dependent thymidylate synthase, which translates into the protein MGSDLTVANAARVSYAKESHELTERDIRLIKFLAREGHTSPFRHAIAQFEVYAPLMVARQWWKYIVGSAHMEGTGDSLDAWNESSRRYITEELTFYVPEVGEWRSAPENSKQGSGEPIEKDDGQWSAILTEYIEDGVQLYAQALKEGICAEQARLFLPAYGMYVRWYWTASLQSIAHFLAQRLEHDAQVEIQAYAKAVLTLIEARFPVAIGELLAKEEAV
- a CDS encoding 3D domain-containing protein, encoding MAVDPREIALGTVFTIRLADGTEIDAIALDVGGDIKGARIDVLMANLHDAKQFGRQAVSIKIEEESK